In a single window of the Streptomyces cinnabarinus genome:
- the panC gene encoding pantoate--beta-alanine ligase, whose translation MTTTLLRTAAELAARARTGRRAVVMTMGALHEGHATLVRSAREIAGPNGEVVVTVFVNPLQFGAGEDLDRYPRTLEADLKIAEEAGADVVFAPSAEEVYPGGEPQVRVSAGPMGERLEGAARPGHFDGMLTVVGKLLHLTRPDVALFGQKDAQQLALIRRMVRDLNFGIDIVGVPTVREEDGLALSSRNRYLSPAGRRTALALSQALFAGQDRHAAQEALRARALEVPATHARAEALSALGESRAAADAHAVAKAAPGGPAAVRAAARLVLDEAARLDPPLALDYLALVDPADFTDIGDDFTGEAVLAVAARVGTTRLIDNIPLTFGTLGTLGAAS comes from the coding sequence ATGACCACCACCCTGCTGCGCACCGCCGCCGAACTGGCCGCACGCGCGCGCACCGGCCGCCGGGCCGTCGTGATGACCATGGGGGCCCTGCACGAGGGCCACGCCACCCTGGTCCGCTCCGCGCGTGAGATCGCCGGACCGAACGGCGAGGTCGTGGTGACGGTCTTCGTCAACCCGCTCCAGTTCGGCGCGGGCGAGGACCTCGACCGCTACCCGCGCACCCTCGAAGCCGACCTCAAGATCGCCGAGGAGGCCGGCGCGGACGTCGTGTTCGCGCCCTCCGCGGAGGAGGTCTACCCGGGCGGCGAACCCCAGGTCCGGGTCAGCGCGGGCCCCATGGGGGAGCGCCTGGAGGGTGCCGCGCGCCCCGGGCACTTCGACGGCATGCTCACGGTCGTGGGCAAGCTGCTCCACCTCACCCGCCCCGACGTGGCGCTGTTCGGCCAGAAGGACGCCCAGCAGCTCGCCCTGATCCGCCGCATGGTCCGTGATCTGAACTTCGGCATCGACATCGTGGGCGTCCCGACCGTGCGCGAGGAGGACGGCCTGGCCCTGTCCAGCCGCAACCGCTATCTCTCGCCCGCCGGCCGGCGCACCGCGCTCGCGCTGTCCCAGGCGCTGTTCGCGGGCCAGGACCGGCACGCGGCGCAGGAGGCACTGCGCGCGCGGGCGCTCGAAGTGCCCGCCACGCACGCGCGTGCCGAGGCGCTCAGCGCCCTCGGGGAGTCCCGCGCCGCCGCCGACGCGCACGCCGTCGCCAAGGCCGCCCCGGGCGGCCCAGCCGCCGTGCGCGCCGCCGCCCGCCTCGTCCTGGACGAGGCCGCCCGCCTCGACCCGCCGCTCGCCCTGGACTACCTCGCCCTCGTCGACCCCGCCGACTTCACCGACATCGGTGACGACTTCACCGGCGAGGCCGTCCTCGCGGTCGCCGCCCGGGTCGGCACGACCCGGCTGATCGACAACATCCCCCTCACATTCGGAACTCTCGGAACCCTCGGAGCCGCCTCGTGA
- a CDS encoding L-aspartate oxidase — MTSTGIRLHAPAPGWSIDADVVVVGSGVAGLTAALRCEAAGLTTVVVTKARLDDGSTRWAQGGIAAALGEGDTPEQHLADTLVAGAGLCDEDAVRILVTEGPDAVRRLIETGAHFDESEEGGLELTREGGHHRRRIAHAGGDATGAEISRALVEAVRARGVRTIENALVLDLLTDADGRTAGVTLHVMGEGQHDGVGAVHAPAVVLATGGMGQVFSATTNPSVSTGDGVALALRAGAEISDLEFVQFHPTVLFLGADAEGQQPLVSEAVRGEGAHLVDGDGVRFMVGQHELAELAPRDIVAKGIMRRMQEQDAEHMFLDARHFGADMWEHRFPTILAACRANGIDPVHEPIPIAPAAHYASGGVRTDSQGRTTVPGLYACGEVACTGVHGANRLASNSLLEGLVYAERIAADITASHAGHGLHARVPHPVPYPEVPAHPLLAPEDRFAIQRIMTEGAGVLRSAGSLARAAEQLQRLHADAREALVENGKTAEPGVDTWEATNLLCVARVLVAAALLREETRGCHWREDRPERDDTDWRRHIVVRLNPDRTLAVEPTDTADFPPTRQPQEQ; from the coding sequence GTGACCAGCACAGGCATACGACTGCACGCCCCCGCGCCCGGGTGGTCGATCGACGCGGACGTCGTCGTCGTCGGCTCCGGCGTCGCCGGTCTGACCGCGGCCCTGCGCTGCGAGGCCGCCGGTCTGACCACGGTCGTCGTCACCAAGGCCCGCCTCGACGACGGCTCCACCCGCTGGGCGCAGGGCGGCATCGCCGCGGCCCTCGGCGAGGGCGACACCCCCGAGCAGCACCTGGCCGACACCCTGGTCGCGGGCGCCGGGCTGTGCGACGAGGACGCGGTGCGGATCCTCGTCACCGAGGGCCCGGACGCCGTGCGCCGGCTCATCGAGACGGGCGCCCACTTCGACGAGTCGGAGGAGGGCGGCCTGGAGCTCACCCGCGAGGGCGGCCACCACCGGCGCCGGATCGCGCACGCGGGCGGCGACGCGACCGGCGCGGAGATCTCCCGCGCGCTGGTCGAGGCGGTTCGTGCGCGGGGCGTGCGCACCATCGAGAACGCGCTCGTCCTGGATCTCCTCACGGACGCCGACGGCCGTACCGCGGGCGTGACCCTGCACGTGATGGGCGAGGGCCAGCACGACGGCGTGGGCGCCGTGCACGCCCCCGCGGTCGTCCTGGCGACCGGCGGCATGGGCCAGGTCTTCTCCGCCACGACCAACCCCTCGGTCTCCACCGGCGACGGTGTCGCGCTCGCCCTGCGCGCGGGAGCCGAGATCTCCGACCTGGAGTTCGTGCAGTTCCACCCCACCGTGCTGTTCCTCGGCGCGGACGCGGAGGGCCAGCAGCCGCTCGTCTCCGAGGCCGTGCGCGGCGAGGGCGCCCACCTGGTCGACGGCGACGGCGTGCGCTTCATGGTCGGCCAGCACGAACTGGCCGAGCTCGCGCCCCGGGACATCGTCGCCAAGGGCATCATGCGGCGCATGCAGGAGCAGGACGCCGAGCACATGTTCCTCGACGCCCGGCACTTCGGCGCCGACATGTGGGAGCACCGCTTCCCGACGATCCTCGCCGCCTGCCGCGCCAACGGCATCGACCCCGTCCACGAGCCCATCCCGATCGCCCCGGCCGCGCACTACGCCTCCGGGGGCGTGCGCACCGACTCCCAGGGCCGTACGACCGTCCCCGGCCTGTACGCGTGCGGCGAGGTCGCGTGCACCGGCGTGCACGGCGCGAACCGGCTCGCGTCCAACTCCCTGCTGGAGGGCCTGGTCTACGCCGAGCGCATCGCCGCCGACATCACGGCGAGCCACGCCGGCCACGGCCTCCACGCGCGGGTGCCGCATCCGGTGCCGTACCCGGAGGTGCCCGCGCATCCGCTGCTCGCGCCCGAGGACCGGTTCGCCATCCAGCGGATCATGACGGAGGGCGCGGGCGTCCTGCGCTCCGCCGGCTCCCTCGCGCGGGCCGCCGAGCAGCTCCAGCGGCTGCACGCGGACGCGCGCGAGGCACTCGTCGAGAACGGCAAGACCGCCGAGCCCGGCGTCGACACCTGGGAGGCCACCAACCTCCTGTGCGTGGCCCGCGTCCTGGTCGCCGCCGCCCTGCTGCGCGAGGAGACCCGCGGCTGCCACTGGCGCGAGGACCGGCCCGAGCGCGACGACACCGACTGGCGCCGGCACATCGTCGTACGGCTGAATCCGGACCGCACACTCGCCGTAGAGCCCACCGATACCGCAGACTTCCCCCCGACCCGGCAGCCCCAGGAGCAGTGA
- the nadC gene encoding carboxylating nicotinate-nucleotide diphosphorylase, whose amino-acid sequence MSTPDLPLAQEDGCGDGCACGADTDETYLECGLDPALAELLAAAGLDPVEVEDIANVAIQEDLAHGVDVTTVATIPEDAVATADFTAREAGVVAGLRVAEAVISVVCTDEFEVERHVEDGDRVEAGQKVLSVTTRTRDLLTAERSALNLMCRLSGIATATRAWADVLEGTKARVRDTRKTTPGLRSLEKFAVRCGGGVNHRMSLSDAALVKDNHVVAAGGVAQAFKAVREAFPEVPIEVEVDTLHQLREVVDAGADLILLDNFTPGECEEAVALVNGRAALEASGRLTLETAKAYADTGVDYLAVGALTHSSPILDIGLDLRAAE is encoded by the coding sequence GTGAGCACCCCCGACCTCCCCCTCGCCCAGGAAGACGGCTGCGGCGACGGCTGCGCCTGCGGGGCGGACACCGACGAGACGTATCTGGAGTGCGGGCTCGACCCCGCGCTCGCCGAGCTGCTGGCCGCCGCGGGCCTCGACCCCGTGGAGGTCGAGGACATCGCGAACGTCGCCATCCAGGAGGACCTCGCCCACGGCGTGGACGTGACGACGGTCGCGACCATCCCCGAGGACGCGGTCGCCACCGCCGACTTCACCGCCCGTGAGGCGGGCGTGGTGGCGGGGCTGCGGGTCGCCGAGGCGGTGATCTCCGTGGTCTGCACCGACGAGTTCGAGGTCGAGCGCCATGTCGAGGACGGCGACCGGGTGGAAGCCGGGCAGAAGGTGCTGTCGGTCACCACGCGCACGCGCGACCTGCTGACCGCCGAGCGCAGCGCGCTGAACCTGATGTGCCGCCTGTCCGGCATCGCCACCGCCACGCGTGCGTGGGCCGATGTTCTGGAGGGCACCAAGGCACGCGTGCGGGACACGCGGAAGACCACCCCGGGGCTCCGCTCGCTGGAGAAGTTCGCGGTCCGCTGCGGCGGCGGTGTGAACCACCGGATGTCGCTGTCGGACGCGGCCCTGGTCAAGGACAACCACGTGGTCGCCGCGGGCGGCGTCGCGCAGGCCTTCAAGGCCGTCCGGGAGGCCTTCCCCGAGGTGCCGATCGAGGTCGAGGTGGACACCCTGCACCAGTTGCGCGAGGTGGTGGACGCCGGGGCCGATCTGATCCTGCTGGACAACTTCACGCCCGGGGAGTGCGAGGAGGCCGTGGCGCTCGTGAACGGGCGGGCGGCGCTGGAGGCGTCCGGGCGGCTCACGCTGGAGACCGCCAAGGCGTACGCGGACACGGGTGTCGACTATCTGGCCGTGGGGGCGCTGACGCACTCCTCGCCGATCCTCGACATCGGGCTGGACCTGCGAGCGGCGGAGTAG
- a CDS encoding type III pantothenate kinase codes for MLLTIDVGNTHTVLGLFDGEDIVEHWRISTDARRTADELAVLLQGLMGMHPLLGEELGDGIDGIAICATVPSVLHELREVTRRYYGDVPAVLVEPGVKTGVPILTDNPKEVGADRIINAVAAVELYGGPAIVVDFGTATTFDAVSARGEYIGGVIAPGIEISVEALGVKGAQLRKIEVARPRSVIGKNTVEAMQSGIVYGFAGQVDGVVSRMARELANDPEDVTVIATGGLAPMVLGESSVIDEHEPWLTLIGLRLVYERNVSRM; via the coding sequence ATGCTGCTGACGATCGACGTAGGCAATACCCACACCGTCCTGGGCCTGTTCGACGGCGAGGACATCGTCGAGCACTGGCGCATCTCCACGGACGCGCGCCGCACCGCGGACGAGCTCGCGGTGCTGTTGCAGGGGCTGATGGGGATGCATCCCCTGCTCGGTGAGGAGCTGGGGGACGGCATCGACGGGATCGCGATCTGCGCGACCGTGCCGTCCGTGCTGCACGAGCTGCGGGAGGTGACGCGGCGCTACTACGGCGATGTGCCGGCGGTGCTGGTCGAGCCCGGGGTGAAGACGGGCGTGCCGATCCTCACCGACAACCCCAAGGAGGTCGGCGCGGACCGCATCATCAACGCGGTCGCGGCGGTCGAGCTGTACGGCGGGCCCGCGATCGTCGTGGACTTCGGTACGGCGACGACCTTCGACGCGGTGTCCGCGCGCGGGGAGTACATCGGCGGCGTCATCGCGCCCGGTATCGAGATCTCCGTGGAGGCGCTCGGTGTCAAGGGGGCGCAGCTGCGGAAGATCGAGGTGGCCCGGCCGCGGAGCGTGATCGGCAAGAACACGGTCGAGGCGATGCAGTCCGGGATCGTGTACGGCTTCGCCGGGCAGGTGGACGGCGTGGTCAGCCGGATGGCGCGGGAGCTGGCCAACGACCCGGAGGACGTGACGGTGATCGCGACCGGCGGACTGGCCCCGATGGTCCTGGGCGAGTCCTCGGTCATCGACGAGCACGAGCCCTGGCTGACGCTGATCGGGCTGCGGCTGGTGTACGAGCGGAACGTGTCCCGCATGTGA
- a CDS encoding BlaI/MecI/CopY family transcriptional regulator: MGELEDAVMTRVWKWNRPVTVREVLEDLQQERSIAYTTVMTVLDNLHQKGWVRREAEGRAYRYEAVSTRAAYAAALMNDAWSQSDNPAAALVAFFGMMSEEQRHALRDAVRIVQGPEEAGQVDSGSDTPAENPGSAAEGDGR; the protein is encoded by the coding sequence TTGGGAGAACTCGAAGACGCGGTCATGACGCGGGTGTGGAAGTGGAACCGCCCGGTGACCGTTCGAGAAGTCCTCGAAGATCTTCAGCAGGAACGGTCCATCGCGTACACCACGGTGATGACCGTTTTGGACAATCTCCATCAGAAGGGCTGGGTGCGCCGTGAGGCGGAAGGCCGGGCCTATCGGTATGAGGCGGTGTCCACTCGCGCCGCTTACGCCGCCGCCCTGATGAACGACGCCTGGTCGCAGAGCGACAACCCCGCCGCCGCCCTCGTCGCCTTCTTCGGCATGATGAGCGAGGAACAGCGGCATGCCCTTCGGGATGCGGTCCGCATCGTCCAAGGGCCGGAAGAAGCCGGGCAAGTGGATAGCGGGTCCGATACCCCCGCCGAGAACCCCGGCTCGGCAGCGGAGGGCGACGGGCGATAG
- a CDS encoding amino-acid N-acetyltransferase, translated as MSAQSSPAESPEVTAKAITVRRARTSDVPAVRRLLDAYVRGSILLDKATVTLYEDIQEFWVAERDDNAEVVGCGALHVMWEDLAEVRTLAVKPGLKGAGVGHHLLEKLLQTARWLGVRRVFCLTFEVDFFAKHGFVEIGETPVDTDVYAELMRSYDEGVAEFLGLERVKPNTLGNSRMLLHL; from the coding sequence ATGTCCGCACAGAGCTCACCGGCAGAGAGCCCAGAAGTCACCGCAAAAGCCATCACCGTCCGACGGGCCCGCACCAGCGATGTCCCGGCGGTGCGCCGGCTCCTTGACGCCTACGTCCGCGGCTCCATCCTGCTCGACAAAGCCACGGTGACGCTTTACGAGGACATCCAGGAGTTCTGGGTCGCGGAACGCGACGACAACGCGGAGGTCGTCGGCTGCGGCGCCCTGCACGTGATGTGGGAAGACCTCGCGGAAGTCCGCACTCTCGCCGTGAAGCCGGGACTGAAGGGCGCCGGCGTCGGTCACCACTTGCTGGAGAAGTTGCTCCAGACCGCGCGTTGGCTCGGTGTTCGCCGGGTTTTCTGCCTGACCTTCGAAGTGGACTTCTTCGCCAAGCACGGCTTCGTCGAGATCGGAGAGACGCCGGTCGACACGGATGTCTACGCCGAGCTGATGCGTTCCTATGACGAGGGCGTCGCGGAGTTCCTCGGTCTCGAACGAGTGAAACCGAACACCTTGGGCAACAGCCGGATGCTTCTGCATCTGTGA
- a CDS encoding histone-like nucleoid-structuring protein Lsr2 → MAQKVQVLLVDDLDGGEADETVTFALDGKTYEIDLTTANADKLRGLLEPYVKGGRRTGGRASGGRGKARAASGGSQDTAQIRAWAKENGYEVNDRGRVPASIREAYEKANG, encoded by the coding sequence GTGGCACAGAAGGTTCAGGTCCTTCTTGTCGACGACCTCGACGGCGGCGAGGCGGACGAGACCGTGACGTTCGCGCTGGACGGCAAGACGTACGAGATCGATCTCACGACTGCCAATGCGGACAAGCTCCGCGGCCTTCTCGAGCCTTACGTGAAGGGTGGTCGTCGTACCGGAGGCCGTGCTTCGGGTGGGCGTGGAAAGGCGCGTGCCGCTTCCGGTGGCAGCCAGGACACCGCCCAGATCCGCGCGTGGGCGAAGGAGAACGGTTACGAGGTCAACGACCGCGGCCGTGTTCCCGCGTCCATTCGTGAGGCTTACGAGAAGGCCAACGGCTGA
- a CDS encoding SCO3374 family protein, producing MVGSLPPVTTVPLPRRPLDPSDQVRRWYENELGWPTVPGNPPGLRLGLRFDVLDVPAEAGRAALRHLLPGSPVALRDDRMRLLVAAGSAEELPGVLAWLEWGALPLDLTATGEGGVMEAPEPFGGPAPGGVMDAPDLPGPGAVADGRPLPLGRPGTPQGVAVWLRPPEPGCEVEASLPTLSALGGGGGAPDLVRLVDTVATHCHRMRLRRVCAQPLAFS from the coding sequence ATGGTTGGCAGCCTCCCTCCGGTCACCACGGTCCCGCTTCCCCGTCGGCCGCTCGATCCGAGCGATCAGGTCCGCCGGTGGTACGAGAACGAACTGGGGTGGCCGACGGTGCCCGGGAATCCACCGGGACTCCGGCTGGGCCTGCGCTTCGACGTCCTGGACGTCCCGGCCGAGGCGGGCCGGGCGGCGCTGCGCCATCTGTTGCCGGGCTCTCCGGTGGCCCTGCGCGACGACCGGATGCGACTCCTGGTGGCCGCGGGCAGCGCGGAGGAGCTGCCCGGGGTGCTGGCCTGGCTGGAGTGGGGCGCACTGCCCCTGGACCTCACGGCAACGGGCGAGGGTGGCGTCATGGAGGCGCCCGAGCCCTTCGGGGGGCCTGCACCGGGCGGTGTCATGGACGCGCCCGATCTCCCCGGGCCGGGGGCGGTGGCCGACGGGCGGCCGCTTCCCCTGGGCCGCCCCGGCACGCCGCAGGGGGTCGCCGTCTGGCTGCGACCCCCCGAGCCGGGGTGCGAGGTCGAGGCCTCGCTGCCGACGCTGTCGGCTCTGGGGGGCGGTGGGGGCGCCCCCGATCTCGTACGACTCGTGGACACGGTGGCCACGCACTGCCACCGAATGCGGCTGCGCCGCGTGTGCGCTCAGCCGTTGGCCTTCTCGTAA
- a CDS encoding ATP-dependent Clp protease ATP-binding subunit, which yields MFERFTDRARRVVVLAQEEARMLNHNYIGTEHILLGLIHEGEGVAAKALESLGISLEAVRQQVEEIIGQGQQAPSGHIPFTPRAKKVLELSLREALQLGHNYIGTEHILLGLIREGEGVAAQVLVKLGADLNRVRQQVIQLLSGYQGKETATAGGPAEGTPSTSLVLDQFGRNLTQAARESKLDPVIGREKEIERVMQVLSRRTKNNPVLIGEPGVGKTAVVEGLAQAIVKGEVPETLKDKHLYTLDLGALVAGSRYRGDFEERLKKVLKEIRTRGDIILFIDELHTLVGAGAAEGAIDAASILKPMLARGELQTIGATTLDEYRKHLEKDAALERRFQPIQVAEPSLPHTIEILKGLRDRYEAHHRVSITDEALVQAATLADRYISDRFLPDKAIDLIDEAGSRMRIRRMTAPPDLREFDEKIAGVRRDKESAIDSQDFEKAASLRDKEKQLLAAKAKREKEWKAGDMDVVAEVDGELIAEVLATATGIPVFKLTEEESSRLLRMEDELHKRVIGQVDAVKALSKAIRRTRAGLKDPKRPGGSFIFAGPSGVGKTELSKALAEFLFGDEDALISLDMSEFSEKHTVSRLFGSPPGYVGYEEGGQLTEKVRRKPFSVVLFDEVEKAHPDIFNSLLQILEDGRLTDSQGRVVDFKNTVIIMTTNLGTRDISKGFNLGFAASGDKKSNYERMKNKVSDELKQHFRPEFLNRVDDVVVFPQLTQEDILRIVDLMVGKVDERLKDRDMGIELSQSAKELLSKKGYDPVLGARPLRRTIQREIEDTLSEKILFGELRPGHIVVVDTEGEGESQTFTFRGEEKSALPDVPPIEQAAGGAGPNLSKEA from the coding sequence ATGTTCGAGAGGTTCACCGACCGCGCGCGGCGGGTTGTCGTCCTGGCTCAGGAAGAAGCCCGGATGCTCAACCACAACTACATCGGCACCGAGCACATCCTCCTGGGCCTGATCCACGAGGGTGAGGGTGTCGCCGCCAAGGCCCTTGAGAGCCTCGGGATTTCGCTCGAGGCGGTCCGCCAGCAGGTGGAGGAGATCATCGGCCAGGGCCAGCAGGCCCCGTCCGGGCACATCCCCTTCACCCCCCGTGCCAAGAAGGTCCTGGAGCTGTCGCTCCGCGAGGCCCTTCAGCTCGGCCACAACTACATCGGCACGGAGCACATCCTGCTCGGCCTGATCCGTGAGGGCGAGGGCGTCGCCGCCCAGGTCCTGGTCAAGCTGGGCGCCGATCTCAACCGGGTGCGGCAGCAGGTCATCCAGCTGCTCTCCGGCTACCAGGGCAAGGAGACCGCCACCGCCGGCGGGCCTGCCGAGGGCACCCCCTCGACGTCCCTGGTCCTCGACCAGTTCGGCCGGAACCTCACCCAGGCCGCTCGTGAGTCCAAGCTCGACCCGGTCATCGGGCGCGAGAAGGAGATCGAGCGGGTCATGCAGGTGCTGTCCCGCCGTACCAAGAACAACCCGGTCCTGATCGGTGAGCCCGGCGTCGGCAAGACCGCCGTCGTCGAGGGCCTCGCTCAGGCCATCGTCAAGGGCGAGGTGCCCGAGACCCTCAAGGACAAGCACCTCTACACCCTGGACCTCGGCGCGCTGGTCGCCGGCTCCCGCTACCGCGGTGACTTCGAGGAGCGCCTGAAGAAGGTCCTCAAGGAGATCCGCACCCGCGGCGACATCATCCTGTTCATCGACGAGCTGCACACGCTGGTCGGTGCGGGTGCCGCCGAGGGCGCCATCGACGCCGCCTCCATCCTGAAGCCGATGCTGGCCCGCGGTGAGCTCCAGACCATCGGTGCCACCACCCTGGACGAGTACCGCAAGCACCTGGAGAAGGACGCCGCGCTGGAGCGCCGCTTCCAGCCCATCCAGGTCGCGGAGCCGTCCCTGCCGCACACGATCGAGATCCTCAAGGGTCTGCGTGACCGGTACGAGGCCCACCACCGGGTCTCCATCACGGACGAGGCGCTGGTCCAGGCCGCCACCCTGGCCGACCGGTACATCTCGGACCGCTTCCTGCCGGACAAGGCGATCGACCTGATCGACGAGGCCGGTTCCCGGATGCGCATCCGCCGGATGACCGCGCCGCCGGACCTCCGCGAGTTCGACGAGAAGATCGCCGGCGTCCGCCGCGACAAGGAGTCCGCGATCGACTCGCAGGACTTCGAGAAGGCCGCCTCCCTGCGCGACAAGGAGAAGCAGCTCCTGGCCGCCAAGGCCAAGCGCGAGAAGGAGTGGAAGGCCGGCGACATGGACGTCGTCGCCGAGGTCGACGGCGAGCTGATCGCCGAGGTCCTCGCGACCGCCACCGGCATCCCGGTCTTCAAGCTGACCGAGGAGGAGTCCTCGCGTCTGCTGCGCATGGAGGACGAGCTCCACAAGCGGGTCATCGGCCAGGTCGACGCCGTCAAGGCGCTGTCGAAGGCGATCCGCCGTACGCGTGCCGGTCTGAAGGACCCCAAGCGTCCCGGTGGCTCGTTCATCTTCGCCGGCCCGTCCGGTGTCGGTAAGACCGAGCTGTCCAAGGCGCTCGCCGAGTTCCTCTTCGGCGACGAGGACGCGCTGATCTCCCTCGACATGTCGGAGTTCAGCGAGAAGCACACCGTCTCGCGTCTGTTCGGTTCGCCTCCCGGCTACGTCGGCTACGAAGAGGGCGGCCAGCTGACCGAGAAGGTCCGCCGCAAGCCGTTCTCCGTGGTCCTCTTCGACGAGGTCGAGAAGGCGCACCCGGACATCTTCAACTCGCTGCTGCAGATCCTGGAGGACGGTCGTCTGACCGACTCCCAGGGCCGGGTCGTGGACTTCAAGAACACGGTCATCATCATGACGACCAACCTCGGCACCCGGGACATCTCCAAGGGCTTCAACCTTGGCTTCGCGGCCTCGGGCGACAAGAAGTCCAACTACGAGCGCATGAAGAACAAGGTCTCGGACGAGCTCAAGCAGCACTTCCGGCCCGAGTTCCTCAACCGCGTCGACGACGTGGTCGTCTTCCCGCAACTGACGCAGGAGGACATCCTGCGGATCGTCGACCTCATGGTCGGCAAGGTCGACGAGCGCCTGAAGGACCGGGACATGGGCATCGAGCTCTCCCAGTCCGCCAAGGAGCTGCTGTCCAAGAAGGGTTACGACCCGGTGCTGGGTGCGCGTCCGCTGCGTCGCACCATCCAGCGCGAGATCGAGGACACGCTCTCGGAGAAGATCCTCTTCGGCGAGCTGCGCCCCGGTCACATCGTGGTCGTGGACACCGAGGGCGAGGGCGAGTCCCAGACCTTCACCTTCCGCGGTGAGGAGAAGTCGGCGCTGCCCGACGTCCCGCCGATCGAGCAGGCGGCCGGCGGTGCCGGGCCGAACCTGAGCAAGGAGGCGTAA
- a CDS encoding HAD family acid phosphatase has protein sequence MTTRRPWALRIGATAASAAALVAFAGPAAQAATSSGTLTVATAAATADVDYATWQKDCQLVMNTALPEIKQRIANTKPGEKQAIVFDIDNTTLETDFGFSFPQPANKPVLDVAKYAQERGVALFFVTARPGIIASVTDYNLKYRGYKVAGLYVRGFLDLFKNVGDYKTAQRVDIENKGYTIIANIGNSATDLSGGHAEKTYKLPDYDGQLS, from the coding sequence ATGACCACCCGACGCCCCTGGGCGCTCCGCATAGGTGCCACCGCCGCCTCCGCCGCCGCCCTGGTGGCCTTCGCCGGCCCCGCTGCCCAGGCCGCGACGAGCTCCGGCACGCTGACCGTCGCCACCGCCGCCGCCACCGCGGATGTCGACTACGCGACCTGGCAGAAGGACTGCCAGCTGGTGATGAACACCGCGCTGCCCGAGATCAAGCAGCGGATCGCGAACACCAAGCCGGGCGAGAAGCAGGCGATCGTGTTCGACATCGACAACACGACCCTGGAGACCGACTTCGGCTTCAGCTTCCCGCAGCCGGCCAACAAGCCGGTCCTGGACGTCGCCAAGTACGCCCAGGAGCGCGGCGTCGCCCTGTTCTTCGTGACCGCCCGTCCGGGCATCATCGCCTCGGTCACCGACTACAACCTCAAGTACCGCGGCTACAAGGTCGCCGGCCTCTACGTCCGCGGCTTCCTCGACCTGTTCAAGAACGTCGGCGACTACAAGACGGCCCAGCGCGTCGACATCGAGAACAAGGGCTACACGATCATCGCGAACATCGGGAACAGCGCCACCGACCTGTCGGGCGGCCACGCGGAGAAGACGTACAAGCTGCCGGACTACGACGGCCAGCTGTCGTAA